One genomic window of Elaeis guineensis isolate ETL-2024a chromosome 2, EG11, whole genome shotgun sequence includes the following:
- the LOC105044143 gene encoding CBL-interacting protein kinase 5, translating to MMERGTVLMRRYEIGRLLGQGTFAKVYKARNILTGETVAVKIIDKEKVLRTGMIDQIKREIAVMRLVRHPNIVHLHEVMATKSKIFFAMELVRGGELFAKVAKGRLGEDMARKYFHQLVGAVDFCHSRGVYHRDLKPENLLLDDNGNLKVSDFGLSAIRGSRRHDGLLHTTCGTPAYVAPEVIHRKGYDGAKADIWSCGVILFVLMAGYLPFNDPNLIIMYGKISRGEFRCPTWFPSDVRKLLSRLLDPNPNTRIAMSKLMENSWFRKGFKPVRPMLQLRGSPYPTSDVDVHGCMHGSAFTSDDEEKDEAEEKKKLVMSPLRPCSLNAFDIISRSQGFDLSGLFEEKVVKAEARFMSQKPAAVIMSKLEEIAQMERFKMIKKKDGVVKLEGSKKGRKGQLEIEAEIFELSPALFWVEMRKLSGDTLEYQKFYHQEMRPSLKDIVWTWQVGDQSPLPQTPALSPLRPLPVPAGHPACIF from the coding sequence ATGATGGAGAGGGGCACCGTTCTCATGCGCCGCTACGAGATCGGCCGCCTCCTCGGCCAGGGTACCTTCGCCAAGGTCTACAAAGCCCGCAACATCCTCACCGGCGAGACCGTCGCCGTCAAGATCATCGACAAAGAGAAGGTCCTCCGCACCGGCATGATCGACCAGATCAAGCGCGAGATCGCCGTCATGCGCCTCGTCCGCCACCCCAACATCGTCCACCTCCACGAAGTCATGGCCACCAAATCCAAGATCTTCTTCGCCATGGAGTTGGTCCGCGGCGGCGAGCTCTTCGCCAAGGTGGCCAAAGGTCGCCTCGGCGAAGACATGGCGAGGAAATATTTCCACCAACTCGTCGGCGCCGTCGACTTCTGCCACAGCCGAGGAGTCTACCACCGGGACCTCAAGCCGGAGAACCTCCTCCTCGACGATAACGGCAATCTCAAGGTCTCCGACTTCGGTCTAAGTGCGATCCGTGGGTCCCGGCGGCACGACGGGCTGCTCCACACGACATGCGGCACGCCGGCCTACGTCGCGCCGGAGGTCATCCACCGAAAAGGCTACGACGGCGCCAAGGCCGACATCTGGTCCTGTGGGGTGATCTTATTTGTTCTCATGGCCGGGTACCTTCCCTTCAACGATCCAAATCTCATAATAATGTATGGAAAGATCAGTAGAGGGGAGTTCAGGTGCCCTACCTGGTTCCCCTCCGATGTCCGCAAGTTGTTGTCCCGGCTGCTCGATCCGAACCCGAACACCAGGATCGCCATGTCCAAGCTCATGGAGAACTCTTGGTTCCGGAAGGGATTCAAGCCGGTGCGGCCAATGCTGCAATTAAGAGGATCACCATATCCAACCTCAGACGTCGACGTGCATGGCTGCATGCATGGCTCCGCCTTCACGTCAGACGACGAAGAAAAGGATGAagcggaggagaagaagaagttgGTAATGTCGCCACTAAGACCATGCAGTTTAAATGCATTTGATATCATATCGCGATCGCAGGGGTTCGATTTATCAGGATTGTTCGAGGAGAAGGTGGTGAAAGCGGAGGCGAGGTTCATGTCACAGAAGCCGGCAGCGGTGATCATGTCGAAGCTAGAGGAGATAGCCCAGATGGAGagatttaagatgatcaagaagaaAGATGGGGTGGTGAAACTGGAAGGGAGCAAGAAGGGGAGGAAGGGCCAGCTGGAGATCGAGGCCGAGATCTTCGAGCTGTCGCCGGCGTTGTTCTGGGTGGAGATGAGGAAGCTGTCCGGCGATACATTGGAATACCAGAAATTTTATCACCAGGAAATGAGGCCTTCGTTGAAGGATATTGTCTGGACTTGGCAGGTAGGGGATCAGTCGCCGCTGCCACAGACACCGGCTTTGTCACCACTCCGGCCACTTCCGGTGCCCGCAGGTCATCCAGCAtgcattttttga